From Danio rerio strain Tuebingen ecotype United States chromosome 2, GRCz12tu, whole genome shotgun sequence:
AAGGTGGCATCAAACTGCTGGATCTGTATTGAAATAAACGTCTCCTCTTTCCTCTACACAGATTTTGATTTGACAAAAGCAAACTCCTTGCAGATATCTTCTCTTGTTGACGCGTGGCTTCTTGTGGGTCACCTTATATAGCCGAGAAGATCTATTTGGCCTTAAGCCTCTATCTGAGTTTAGCTTTAGATTTGATTAACAGACTTATATTCCTCTTACACCCCCACCTTTGAGCTCTAAGACAGTAGACTAAACTGACAGGAAAACCTTAAGATATTAGATAATACTCAAGATGTACAATCAGGCACATTGAAAAAGAGAACATTGTTTACTTACTGTAGATATTGTTGCACATAGATAAAGAactataaaaaaacaaagtatttGTACAGACTGAAATGTTTGGATAACCCTTTTAAAGGTCTAATTCCTATAGTataaaaaagtcaattaaaaacTGTGACTAAATGTTGTAATGCAATTTGTTTGTAGCTTGTGGGTGTTTTTGCATTTGTTAGCATTTCGAGTTACATTGTGAGACCTTAAAATCTGCTCAAACAACTTTTTATGTTTGTTCTACAGTACAAAGGTAAAAATTATTGAGATTTTTAGTCGTTTGAAAAcatatattgtacatttttagtCTCATAAACTTTATGGAGCAGGCAGTAATTCTTTCTAcatgtattttacttttttttcatagAACCTTTGCAAAAACTTgtcaaaattgtttattttttcttactGCAGGCTATATTGGCATGTGGcattaacacattatttaaaatttcttgTTTACACTGGTTTCTCCAAACCAGcataaatagataaaaacaaaGGGAAACTTTTGTTTTCTGTGCTCTGCTTCCATGTCAGTACCATAAATGAGAGTCACAGCTTTTAAAATTCAAAAAGGGCAAAAATCATATATTAAGAAGACCATGTATAAATACCAAATCTCAGACTGAAACTGTAGTCTTAATCATTTCCCTGGCACATTaaatagatagttcacccaaaataagtATTATGTCATCGTTTGCTcagccttcacttgtttcaaccctttttacatttattttttcaagatattctgaagaaaacaGCAGCAATTAACTTGCATCGTAAATTTGTTTCTACTTGAACATCCCTGCTGATTACCAAtactcttcagaatatcttgttttgcatTTAACAGAAGTAAAAATGCTGTTCAGAAACAGTAGGGTGATTAAATTTTCACttcttttgtgtgaactatcccatcaataaaaaaggcattgGACGATTCACAAATAActaatttaaatctttttgaTGATCTCCACAATCTGAATGATTTAGTTACAGAATCAATTTGGTCAAACCatctaaaacataaatatatgtgcatatattgCATAAGGTAACTTGGTATCTGCCATATTGAAACACTTTATAAACATGCAAGATCAAGAGACAGTAACTGTGTCAGAACCCTATTTAATATGATCATTTATATCTGCAGTTTAGCATAAAGATTTTTACAAGATTTAATGttgcatataatattaataattttgcatatatatatatatatatatatatatatatatatatatatatatatatatatatatatatacacacacacatatatatatatatatatatatatatatatatatatatatatatatatatatatatatatatatatatatatatatatatatatatatatatatcccaccATAGATATCTGTGTTTGTTAGAAGCATTTGCTGTGCAATTTTATTCACTTTGAGCAAGTGATGAGCAACATGTGTAATGTTGACTGTTAGAAGATGTGATGATCACATGATCACTTTTTTTCACATTACAATTTTCCAAAACAAGGTCTCATGTTTGTTTCACGTATGACTTCAACATCATATTGACCATGAGAAGATCATGCGTATTTTTCTGTAAAGTTTATGCCACTTCTGCATCCTTTAGGATGTGTAAATTCTTCATTTTCAGTCTACTGCATGGAAAAGAGTTTCAGAAAGTCATTTTCAACTATTCTACAGGTCACGGATATATTCTGCACAAACTACTGAATTGTGTAAACTATTTTAGAGTTCAAGGTATAGATAAAAATACTCAATGACAAGGAAAGTGTGAATCTACAGGAATACAGAAGCAATTGTTTCATCTGTTTCACCCCAGTTCCAAATAATGTTTGGTGCACCTGTTTTCACCTCAGTCCCCTGTTCTTCCAGCTCAGCAGGCACACATAGACCTGCGATTGGTGGAGGCAGCTGTCCATCAGATGGGTCAAGTTTCACACCGATTTAGAAAGTGCAGGAGCAGCGTTCTTGATGGCGGCTTTTATGGATGTAAGACTGTAGACCAAACTAACTACAGTTCTTACAGCATAGCCTGAAATATCTGCACAGGCTGAAAACAAATGTGCTGTCCTGGTCCAACAGTGTGTTTGTATTACCGAAACCAGCTCTAAGGCGGATAATTAGAACATAATAGTTGTGTTGACAGGACACAAACCCTAAAAAGATTAAAACAAGTCCctttatatttgtgtttcaacATGAACAGCCCTCAACGCAGTTACAACTGAAGCACATACAATTTTTATTGAGCTGAATACCAGTAAATGTTGTATTCTTTTGTTACACAGCTTGCTGCACAAGTCCTGGCAGACTTTGACGATGAGGATATTGGAATTGGCCTACTCGATGAGAAGACGGACAAAGCTGTTGCCAAAAAGCTAGGTGTGTGCATTCAAAATGACCATATCTGTGATTTGACAGGCTTTACTCCAGCTAATACTATTTTACTGATGTACTGGAGAACATTTCGATTTAAAAACATTGAAtgtttgaacataaaaaaatacaccACAGAAGAGataatctaaaatagaaattcaTATAAACTACTAGTCTATTCAAGAGAGGTTTATGTTATGCATCAAAAAagaatttgtgtttatttatgtctacttttttaagggattttttcacctaaacatttaaattctgtcatcatttactctccctccacTCCCTACCAAACATTTTTGAGAAATGTCCCCACAGGAACAAAAATGTACTTGTATTACTATACTTGTGGGTGTATCTGGTCCTatgaacacactgtaaaaatgttgggtGCCACTCATTTAtgcgatttgtgttgggacaacatgaaggaattaagttaggtATTAATTTTTACACAATTAAGTAGACTAAACATACGTTATTAAGTTGCCCCCCCCAaagaaaaatcaagaattgtgttatttaagcccattttaagtaagtaatttgaacaaacagctaaCATATTTTTTGAGTACATACAGATTACAATGAGCACTCACTAAGAATTTTtgatgttggaaactggtagatgttcacttccatagtattttcccCAGCATTCACAAAATATCTTTTatctaatatatattaaaaacatccATGTCAACAACATCCCGTGGCACTTGTCGTAAAGAGTatgggtgtaaccctggtgtcctcgCCAAATTtcctccattggcccttaccaatcattgcctcccaatcatccccatacaCCAAATTAGATCACTTTATCTCTCTCCACTACATCTATAGTTGgtttgtggtgagcgcactggtgccattgtcctgtggttgccatcgcatcatccaagtggtgGTGTCGGGAGacctccctcatgattgtgaagcgatttgggtgtatagccatacatgataaatgccctatataaacacacattacattacattatgactaaaaagaaactcaaaactaGAGTTTAGGAATGACTTGATGAGGATGAGAAATTTTCCTGTTTTGAGTGAAAAATCCCtttaatgcaaaaatgtcaatgtataatatttttgcacaggaAACAGGATGACAGTTTTTTTCCACGTTTTTCTTAAAGTTTAATTGGATATAATTAGCCGTTTTTGTGCTATATTGATGTCTATTGCAAATTGCTTTCAGAAGAACAAACATGACCTCTTGTGGTCATTTCCCAAATCGGTCTACAAACATCCACAAGTTTTCAGAGTTTATTTGTGCTCTTTAGGTCTGGATGAAGCTGACAGTATCTTCATCTTCATTGAGGATGAGGTCATCGAGTACGATGGAGAGCTTGCTGCGGACACACTGGTGGAGTTCATCTACGATGTACGTGAAATGAACATGACCCTGTTTGTTGTTGTGAACTTTTCATCTTGCATGAAGCAACTTCCTAATCACCTTCACATGTTTTTGTTTACTCTTAAAATGACTTTATGCTCTTCCTTCCTCTTCCCTTTGTTTTCGGCTTGGTCCTCAACATCAACAGTCTGTCTTTTACATCCTTTCCTGATTGACTTTTTTCTCAGGTCATTGAGGATCCAGTTGAGATCATTGGCAACGTACGTGAAATGAAAGGTTTCAATAATATTGAAGAGGATATCAAGCTGGTGGGCTTCTTCAAGAGTGCGAAATCTGACCGTATGTATCAAATCAACATGTAATGGGATTTTTCCCCCTCATAAACCAAACTATTAAGTTGGTATACTGTATAAAAAGTTCACTAGGGGTCTTGTGACTTTTAGACTACCATGAATATGAAGACGCAGCAGAGGAGTTTCACCCACACATTAAGTTCTTTGCCACTTTTAATCCAAAGGTAATTTTTGTAATCTGCACAATTGTGTTTATGCATGGATGTACATATTATATGGTATTTTTACTTATCTGTTACCAAGTTATAATCTAATTGAAAACTTCAAATCACAGCACATggaattttttttgtataaacgGAAAtgttaccagtttttttttttttgttgttgctgtttttacctTTTAAACACCCAAAGTGCACACTGCTGTTGCCACAAATACCAGTTTAATTAAGAAATTACCCTTTTTGCTATCACTTTCACTTTTCATGGGTGTAATAGTATTATATGCATGTTCACGTTGCTTGTGGcttcatacatttttttacttcatacatcattaattaaattaatagtaaaagtaataaaagtattaaaagcAGCACTTTTATTACTAAACATATTATCAAAAACACCAACCCAAAATAACAGTTTCTCCATTGAATAAACCCTTGCAATGGCTGTTTTCAGGTTGCTCTGAAACTAGGCTTGAAGTTGAATGAGGTGGACTTTTATGAGCCCTTCATGGATAAACCCGTCGTCATCCCTGGGAAACCCTACAGTGAGAAAGAACTTGTCAGATTCATTGAGGACAATGACAGGTGTGTTGACTAATATAGAAAATACTTcagaataaaacataaaatcattATTGAGCATTATTGAAAATGCCTCCACAGGCCAACACTGAGGAAAATGCAACCCCACAACATGTATGAGATCTGGGTAAGCTGGTGCTTTGTTGTGATGCAGTCATTTTAATGGTGCTTGCAAGGCAACATTGTCTTGATATtgctgaaacattttattttcttctcttttttgaCAGTGTGCTACAATAGATTGAGCTTGAACCACTTTGCGTACAGAATCTTTTCAAAGTTTGTGTTAGATAATGAGATGAATGGGAATGCTAAAGGATAGCGCTGTTCTTTAAATGAACCATCAAACAATCAATATATATATCATGCTTTGGTGATTTTGCTGGTCTTTTGTGGCTGTTATATATACcagggttggacaatgaaacagAAACACCTgattttagaccacaataattcattattattgtttagggCCTTCTTTTGCGGCTAATACAGCGTCAGTTCGTCTTAGGATTGACAGCCACAAGTCCTGCACAGTAGCCAGTGGGATTTTGAGCCATTTTTCTTGCTGAATAGTGGTCAGGTCACTATGTGATGCTGGTAGAGGAAAATATTTCCTGACTTGCTTCTCCAAAACAGCACAAAGTGGCTTAAcaatatttagatctggtgactgttcaGGCCATaagagatgttcaacttcactttcatgtttatCAAACCACTCTGCTtgcagtcttgctgtgtgtatcaGTGCATTATCAACCTGATACATGGCACTGCCTTCAggatgccatgatattgcagccatgcttcactctgggcatgcaacagtcaGGGCGATGCGCCACTTTGAGTATAcgattgaggaaaaaaaaagaacgTGGACTCGTCAgaaaacaatacatgtttcacattgtccacagcccaagatgtTTGCTTCTGGTACCATTGAAACTGACATTTGGCATAGGCATAAGTGACCTGGGCTATAGCAGCCCAGCCATGTCATGTAGAGCTCCTGATGAACTGTTTTGGTTGAAGCAGGACAGCTTAGGTGCACAATTCTGCTGTAAATTGAATTGCTgtggtttttatgttttttggataTACAATCTGGAATAGCTTCCCAGATCCCACATCTCTTTCAGACAGCATTCTCTTGCATCCACAGTTAttcctgttggatgtggttcatTGTTCTTGTTGGTATGCTGACATAAATCCTCTAACAGTAAATTAGCCAGTGGTTCAATTGTCCTActcctgtatgtatatatatatatacatacatgatgCTGCTACTTTGGGGATCATTAAGCTGAAGTTTTCATGTCACAAACAAGAAAGATGAATTATTCATTATAAATTATTACCATGAATTATTCTTgtaactttttttcatttgttcaaaTAAGATGTCCTGTATCAAATCAGTGCTgcatgcagttttatttttaactagTAAAGAACAAGTTATGTAGTGTAGCTTTAAAATAGTACAAAACAAATTATTGAAAAATGCATCATCAGTCTGTAAAGAAGGTCATCATCATGCACCAAATCCTTTTGCTGCCTTGCAAGCACTATTTACAAATATGGTATAATCACACAGGGTTGTCTATTAGAAAACTATCTGTGTGGACACGACAGAACTAATAAACTACTTGAAATTCTGAGTTaatgaagatatttaaaaatgtgatctCATGATTTGTAACATCATAAGATCTTTCCCTTCATGTAGTGTAACCATCATTTTCTGACAGGAGGATGCTCTTGACGGCGAACATATAATTGCATTTGCTGAGGAGGGTGATCCAGGTCTGAAATATGTTTAATATGCTGCTTTTATTGATTCAGTTAAATTCTCTTTTGAATGTACCTGACATGTTTTTGGGTCTCTTTCAGATGGCTTTGAATTCCTTGAAATTGTGAAGGAGGTAGCAGAGGATAACACAGAGAATCCTGACCTGAGCATCATCTGGATTGATCCCGATGACTTCCCTCTGGTaactctaagggctctattttaacaatctaggcacaaagtctaaagcgtacGGCGCAAAAGCTTTAATGTCCGATTccacttttaatattttaaggacgaaaaaatACGGTTTGCgcatggcacatggtctaacagggttttgttattctcttaatgagttatgggtgtgttttgagcataacgtgcattaaaccaatcatagtatcatctcccattccctttaagagtcagttgcaatACGTCATggcacattcgctatttacatggcggactttgtaaaaggaaaaactgaacgctgCACTAGCGAGAAAACACTTTGACAGACCATTTGCAGTGCGAGGATagagaacgagcctcctccattcggcctctttacttttactctttactcctttactttcgtggataaggaaatggtgatgtacgcactccactgaagacatccattagcctacatatttaatttagtttgttaagcgcaaagatttgtttcaaaactatctctaaattcagttctaatttccagcaaacaaataaatgaacaataataccgGCATGTGATCAAAAAACTGAGGTGTATCCAAATGCACAtcctgtgccccatatggtccaaaacccaacaggtggacaaatctatgcttctttttattaaaacaaatataaatatgcatataataaatactactactactactattaaatattacattataaaaatgcaaattgtcatgaataaactgaaaaaaccaCCGAGATGAAGAAGGAATGGAGGCAgggtttttgtatttatgtaaaaaataataatttttgtaacatttaaatgctttaattctttttatttaaaatatttccatactgctgtacatcctgtgtgtattaaataatgtgtacgcTTTTAAGGCACACAACTATTGtgatctgcgctggactttagattTGCTGGtcctttttaatttcttaaaatggCACATCCATGAGTCCACGAAGctgcacaaatggatttgctatttaaacaacgtcgCGCAAAACAGGAAAAATAGgattgcgttggtctgaaaatagcaagacATCAGCatatcttgtgccttattgcgtgtagtgtatgatagggcccaaaggcTTTATTACACtaaaaaatacatattcattGGATGATCCTTGTGAAAACAGATACCGGTGCTTAAGCATGTTTTTGTGACCTGCAGCTTGTCCACTATTGGGAGAAGACCTTCGACATTGACCTGTCCTCACCTCAGATTGGCGTTGTGGAAGTGGATGATGTAAGTCTCTCACTCAGGATTGCATTTGGAGAATGTTGAGTCATTTGAGCTCTAAAATGAGCTGCTGTGTCTTCTGCAGGCTGAGAGTATCTGGTTTGATATGGACGATGATGACATGCCAACAGTTGATGAGCTGGAAGACTGGCTGGAGGACGTGCTGGAgaataaaattgatccggatgacgacgatgatgacgatgatgatgatgacgacgacgacgatgatgacgacgacgatgatgatgatgacgacgacgatgatgatgacgacgacgatgatgatgatgacgatgatgatgacgacgatgatgatgacgatgatgatgacgacgatgatgatgatgatgatgacgacgatgatgatgacgacgatgatgatgatgacgacgatgatgacgacgacgatgatgacgatgatgatgacgacgatgatgatgacgacgacgatgatgatgatgatgatgacgatgatgatgacgatgatgatgatgacgacgatgatgatgacgacgatgatgatgatgatgatgatgacgacgatgatgatgatgacgacgacgatgatgacgacgacgatgatgatgacgacgacgatgatgatgatgacgacaatgatgacgacgacgatgatgatgatgacgacgatgatgacgacgacgatgatgatgatgacgacgatgatgatgacgacgatgatgatgacgatgatgattaAACTTATTCCATCTCACTTGCCATCTATTGTCCAAACTAAAGTCTGTCATCTGTCTAAATCATCAACGTCATAAAAATTCCTTTACTATTTCTTGTCGGAAATCACAAGGTTAAACGTCATCATGTAACTGTCACCTTGTACCATGCATATCTAATAATGCACTCATTATTGTCTCTCCCATTGACCCAATGTTCTATTCAAAGACCACGCTCTCTCTTAGACCTTCAGATATTCATATGTTGACATCACACACTACAATCATTAGCAATAGACGTGTATTGCTTTTAGTTTCTTACCATCCAGTTTCTTTCATTCATAAGAATATAGGCCTACTGTAATTGgaaatacaacaaaaatattcTGGCAAAGGACCTGACTTTCAAGCAAAAATACTACCCAAAAACATGTAGGATCCTCAGAGGGAGCAGCGACATTATTTTAAGTGTACATCCATCTGTTAAAGTTGTTGTTATTGTCtcgctgtttgtttgtttgttccaaTATGTGGATTGAGTGTTTGTCCCACTGTGATAGGACCTAAAGGTGCTAAGCAGGCTTTTCCTCAAGGTCATTCGTCATACCTTCTTTCTTTGTTAAGATAGGATGTGACCTTATGTGACGTTAGACAGAGAAGGGATTGTCCAGCCTTCCTTCGGTGTCTAAAATGTGCAGTAAATTGTTTTCTACTGAAAAAGAaacattgatattttattttttttaacgaagACAACTCTTACTCTtaagtcttaaaataaaaaaacagattgGAATAAAATGGTGTAAATCATAGtttttatatgaatttaaataCGCCAGATCTGGTGCTAGATGGTCTGCTTTAGACATATTTCAATGTGGGATGGCAGTTTTCAGCACTAGCTCTGCATTTCTCTGTTCATGTGAGGATACagatgttcatgttgctaatgattttttttctttaggttTTCCTTTGGTCACAAGGGCCTAATGTTTCACATAATTGCAAATGTAATGATGTGTtgagtgtgttaatgtgtttattcattcTGAAGCAGTATCATATCTCTGTTTATTATTCTGTTTAATTGCATTCCCAAACAAATTGTGGCACTTTCCACGAATAGGGTACAATTTCTATAGTAAGTTTAATAAAAGTAAcgtttaataaatttataaattatacTTTTTCAACAATTTTAGATGGTCTTTTTATTAGCTGTCATACTTTGTATTCGTTTTCTCTGGGGTTTTAAAGTCAACATGGAATGAAGACTCATTTTCTAAACGAATGTTTTAGATTTCATTGTATGTCATAACTGGATCCTCCAGTGAATACTGACTACTCTCTGGTGATGTCTGCATTTTTCTTTTTCGATAACTTGTTACAGTAGAATGTAGACTACATCACAGTAGGCCTACAGAAAAATTTGCAACTTTAGCGACTTTCTATtgctaatatgtttttttttgtcattttataaatgttcatcaatgttaaattgacaaaaaatatttaattaaagtattATAAGACTATTTTGAAATATAagttttttcaattaaaatgcaCTAAATATCACAACAACTGATTACTATTATCACCAAGGTTTATGTTTatctatttataaaaatataattataatggcACACCTTTGACATTTTTTTGATTGATAATAGTTAACCAAAATATCTTGGTATCTTAAAGCCAATAAAAGGGTTATGTGGCGCAATAATTTGGGACATATAAAAATCCATATTCGTGAAATGTgccacatacactgaaaaaaaatgaatctgttgcaaacaatttatgtgttgaatttaaacaaattaaatttagtaatattcaacctaatatgtttgtttacattcagcccaaataaattgtttacaaccatttaacgtaaaaaaaaatttgagagaattcaaggaatcatctttgaataatgtTTTTCAATGTATTACGTATCATCTTATTTATACAGGCATAATTAtagctgtttttaattgtttattataattattctaGCCACAAACAAGTTCATATATAAATGCTGTATATTACACACTCACATTTTTGTAAAGATAATAAATTTAAACGAGGAATATTCAAGAATAAATAATCAAACGACCAACTCCATTATATGGGAAAATattaataagtatttatttttaggcTTTTGGCGCCACCTTTATTAGATTAATACGCACATACGTCATCGTGGAATGTCAGCAGACACGCCCATTACTTCCATCTTAGCCATGTGGCTATGACCACAAACGACTGCGCGTCCGATCCGTTTGTTTATGCCGTCTAaccaatattgtgcatgttcagaCCGCGAGCAAAATGTCCGAGTCCGTGTCCCGGTTTCAGGCAGAGGTGGCGGCCGTTCTGGAGGTGCTGCTGAAGGTGGCCGTGGTGGAGATAACGAAAGTTTTCGAAGGACGCTCTGTGGATTCCCATGGCTGCACGGTCGACGGAGGAGCTCGGGGAAAAGAGGAGCTGGATTGCGTCCCTGACATCAGGGCTCATATGAAAAGTGCATTGAATAACCTCTCGGAGAAGATGGTTTGCAGCGTCGGCGTGCAAGTAGGAGAAACGCTGCTGACCCGTCCACAGGGTACGTGTATTTGCGTAGACAACATCCACTGCATGTATGTAGCTTGCACATTACTTCCACATTTGTCGAATTCAACAGGAGTAAACCGGAAATGGAGTAGATGGCAAGCCGTTGTcctaaataaatgtcatttaaaactgaCTATTGTATAACAAAGACGCTTGTTTTTATAATTAGTGTCTGTCTGCTTTTCTAGCAATTGTTTGTTGTATCCTAGCAGCAGGCTACTTTTCGTCTAAGTTAGCTAAATTTGACCATGCTAGAAAAttaaatcagtggttcttaattaattatttacaccTTTTTAAACCAAGACTGTACCTACTGAGCTATTTTCAGTAAAGTTTCTGCATGGTTATATGTTAATTATAATAGTGATAAACaatgaggagacagtgctaataATCGAAGCCAAACGTTTATTTTATGCAGTTTTCCTTGTGTAActgtatattatactatattattttattatattactatatataatgttatatattgaAGTGCCTTATAAAAACAACAAGATATTATCATTTCAAAGCAAAGTGGAGCTGCAATGTTTACTAGATTCAAGGTTGAAGTCCGTCTGTGCAGCAGTTTGCATTTGACAGACCTTTGTTTAGTTTTCATGCAAACACTGCAGTTGTTCGTACACGTGACACCTCATAAAATAAGATATAACTAATTCAGAGAAATGACATGTTTTTATATTCAAAATATTGGTACgtaaaagtttgtttttactgtaaagtTATAACTCACACCTTTCACAACTAAATATGAAAAGTAATTTGTCAGTAATTGACACAGGCCATGTTTCTCATGTTTGTAATTGTGATGTAAATTGTAATTGTTTTCTGTCCCACCCCCAAACTCCATTCAGATGAGTGTGTGTCCACTGAGAGGATCAGCTGCAATCTGCAGGAATCCAAAAGAGAGGAGGGGCTTTCCCCATCTGAAAGTCTCTGCAAGGAGCCTCCAGAAGCAGTGGATTTACAATGCATGGTTGACCTTCCATGCACAATCCTCAAAGAAACCGTAGGTGGCGCTCATCTGTAGCTT
This genomic window contains:
- the casq1a gene encoding calsequestrin-1a isoform X1 translates to MKWNLVFLGLLLTFGQLSWGQKGMDIPEYDGKDRVHELNAKNYKSVMKKYDVMVVYYHEHVGSSKVAQKQFQIEELALELAAQVLADFDDEDIGIGLLDEKTDKAVAKKLGLDEADSIFIFIEDEVIEYDGELAADTLVEFIYDVIEDPVEIIGNVREMKGFNNIEEDIKLVGFFKSAKSDHYHEYEDAAEEFHPHIKFFATFNPKVALKLGLKLNEVDFYEPFMDKPVVIPGKPYSEKELVRFIEDNDRPTLRKMQPHNMYEIWEDALDGEHIIAFAEEGDPDGFEFLEIVKEVAEDNTENPDLSIIWIDPDDFPLVTLRALF
- the casq1a gene encoding calsequestrin-1a precursor, with translation MKWNLVFLGLLLTFGQLSWGQKGMDIPEYDGKDRVHELNAKNYKSVMKKYDVMVVYYHEHVGSSKVAQKQFQIEELALELAAQVLADFDDEDIGIGLLDEKTDKAVAKKLGLDEADSIFIFIEDEVIEYDGELAADTLVEFIYDVIEDPVEIIGNVREMKGFNNIEEDIKLVGFFKSAKSDHYHEYEDAAEEFHPHIKFFATFNPKVALKLGLKLNEVDFYEPFMDKPVVIPGKPYSEKELVRFIEDNDRPTLRKMQPHNMYEIWEDALDGEHIIAFAEEGDPDGFEFLEIVKEVAEDNTENPDLSIIWIDPDDFPLLVHYWEKTFDIDLSSPQIGVVEVDDAESIWFDMDDDDMPTVDELEDWLEDVLENKIDPDDDDDDDDDDDDDDDDDDDDDDDDDDDDDDDDDDDDDDDDDDDDDDDDDDDDDDDDDDDDDDDDDDDDDDDDDDDDDDDDDDDDDDDDDDDDDDDDDDDDDDDDDDDDDDDDDDDDDDDDDDDDDDDDDDDDDDDDDDDDDDDDNDDDDDDDDDDDDDDDDDDDDDDDDDDDDDDDDD